From the Longimicrobiaceae bacterium genome, the window CCGCGCGGACCGTCCCCGCCTCGTCCGCCGCGCTCTCCAGCGTGCGGACGCTGGTGGTCCCCACCGCCCACACCTTTCCCCCCGCGGCGCGCGTCTCGTTCACCGCGGCCGCGGCCTCTGGGGAGACCCGGTACCACTCGGAGTGCATGGCGTGCTCGGCGGGGTCCTCGGCCTCCACCGGGCGGAAGGTGCCCACGCCCACGTGGAGCACCAGCCGGACGATGCGGACGCCCCGCTCCTCCAGGCGCGCCAGCAGCTCCGGGGTGAAGTGCAGCCCAGCGGTGGGCGCGGCCACCGAGCCGCGCTCGCGGGCGTACACGGTCTGGTAGCGCTCGCGGTCGCGCTCCTCCGCCTCGCGGTGCACGTACGGCGGGAGCGGGACCCGGCCGTAGCGCTCCAGCGCCTCGTCGGGAGGGAGCGGGGTGTGCAGCCGGACGACGCGCTCGCCGGAGGGGGTGGACTCCACCACCTCCACCTCCAGCTCCGGGCCCACCTCGACGCGGCGTCCCGGCTTCAGCTTCGCGCCCGGTCGCACCAGGGCGGTCCAGAGGAAGGGGTCCTCGCGGGCGGGGTGCAGCAGGAAGACCTCCGCCGGGGCGCCGCTCTCCCGGCGGCCCACCAGCCGCGCCGGGAACACGCGCGTCTCGTTGAGCACCAGCGCGTCCCCGGGCGGGACCATCTCCGCCAGGTCGGCGAAGTGGCGGTGCGAGAGCTCCCCCGAGGCCCGGTCCACCACCAGGAGGCGGCTCCGGTCCCGCCGCTCGGAGGGCGCCTGGGCGACCTGCTCCGGGGGGAGGTGGAAGTCGAAGTCCGAGGTGCGGAGCGGAGGGTGGCTCACGCCTCGAACAGGCTGGCCTGCGGGCCCTTCTCGCCGGGCTGCTCCCCCGAGATCGGCGGGGCGTAGCCGAAGCGGCGGTACGCCAGCGCCGTGGCGACGCGCCCGCGGGGAGTGCGCATCAGGAAGCCGTTCTGGATCAGGAAGGGCTCGTACACCTCCTCCAGGGTTCCCGGGTCCTCGCCGATGGCGACCGCCAGCGTGTTGAGCCCCACGGGCCCGCCATCGAACTGCTCGATCAGCGAGCGGAGGATGCGGGCGTCCATCTCGTCCAGCCCGTACTCGTCCACGTCCAGCATCTGCAGCGCGGCGTCGGCCACCTGGGCGTCGATCACGCCGTTGGCGCGCACCTCGGCGTAGTCGCGGACGCGGCGCATGAGCCGGTTCGCCACGCGGGGGGTGCCGCGCGAGCGCTTGGCGATCTCCTCCGCGCCCTCTGTCGTGCACTTCACCCCCAGCACCTCGGAGGTGCGGGCCACGATGAAGGCGAGCTGGTCGACGGGGTAGTAGTGCAGGCGCTGGATGATCCCGAAGCGCGCCCGCATGGGCGGGGTGAGCAGGCCGTAGCGGGTGGTGGCGCCGATCAGCGTGAAGCGCTCCACCGGCATTGAGATCATCTGCGCGTGCGGCCCGTCGGAAAGGCGCACGTCGATGCGGCAGTCCTCCATCGCCGGATACAGGAACTCCTCGATGTTGGGGCGCATCCGGTGGATCTCGTCGATGAAGAGGACGTCGCCCTCGCGCAGGGAGGTCAGCTCCCGCACCAGGTCGCTCGGCTTCTCCAGCACCGGGCCGGCGGTGATCTTGATGTTCACCCCCATCTCCCGCGCCAGGAGCATGGCGAGCGTGGTCTTCCCCAGCCCGGGAGGGCCGAAGAGGAGCACGTGGTCCAGGGGCTCCCGCCGGCTGACCGCCGCGTCCACGGCGATCTTCAGGGACTCCTTGACCTTGGGCTGGCCGATGAACTCCGCGAGCCGCTGCGGGCGCAGGCTCAGCTCGGTGCTCTCCTCCTCGGCGATGGCCTGGGGAGTGGTGATCTCGGACCGCTGGGGATTGGACATGGCGACTGCCGCTCCGGGTGTATACGGGTTTTCTTCGGACTCCGCTGGTACACCGGCGCGCGAAAAGCGGTCCGCCGAAACCGCCTATCGTGGACGCGCCAGGGCGGCCCGGATCAGCTCCTGCGCGGGGAGGGGGCCCTGCTCCTGGATCACGCCGCGCACCGCGGTCTCCGCCTCCAGCGGGTTGAGCCCCAGCACCACCAGCGCGCGGAGCGCCTCCTCCACGCCCGGCGCCTGCTGCGCCAGCCCGGACGAGGCGAAGGCCAGGTCGTCGAGCTTCCCCGCCAGCTCCACCGACAGCCGCTCCGCCGTCTTCTTCCCCACCCCGCTGACTCCGGTGAGCACGGCCAGGTTCCGGTCGCGGATGGCGCGCACCAGCGCCGCCCCCGGGAGCGCCGAAAGGAGCGCCAGCGCCAGGCGCGGCCCCACGCCCGTGGCGGAGATGAGCCGCGCGAAGAGCGT encodes:
- the ruvA gene encoding Holliday junction branch migration protein RuvA; translated protein: MISRIRGTLLARELNRAEVMTPGGVAYDVEIPSTVYERLPRPGEEVELRTLQVVREDAVLLFGFLDDNERTLFARLISATGVGPRLALALLSALPGAALVRAIRDRNLAVLTGVSGVGKKTAERLSVELAGKLDDLAFASSGLAQQAPGVEEALRALVVLGLNPLEAETAVRGVIQEQGPLPAQELIRAALARPR
- the queA gene encoding tRNA preQ1(34) S-adenosylmethionine ribosyltransferase-isomerase QueA; translated protein: MSHPPLRTSDFDFHLPPEQVAQAPSERRDRSRLLVVDRASGELSHRHFADLAEMVPPGDALVLNETRVFPARLVGRRESGAPAEVFLLHPAREDPFLWTALVRPGAKLKPGRRVEVGPELEVEVVESTPSGERVVRLHTPLPPDEALERYGRVPLPPYVHREAEERDRERYQTVYARERGSVAAPTAGLHFTPELLARLEERGVRIVRLVLHVGVGTFRPVEAEDPAEHAMHSEWYRVSPEAAAAVNETRAAGGKVWAVGTTSVRTLESAADEAGTVRAGEGWTSIFIRPPYRFRTVDRLVTNFHLPRSTLLMLVSAFAGHELTMRAYREAVEQGYRFFSYGDAMVLV
- the ruvB gene encoding Holliday junction branch migration DNA helicase RuvB, translated to MSNPQRSEITTPQAIAEEESTELSLRPQRLAEFIGQPKVKESLKIAVDAAVSRREPLDHVLLFGPPGLGKTTLAMLLAREMGVNIKITAGPVLEKPSDLVRELTSLREGDVLFIDEIHRMRPNIEEFLYPAMEDCRIDVRLSDGPHAQMISMPVERFTLIGATTRYGLLTPPMRARFGIIQRLHYYPVDQLAFIVARTSEVLGVKCTTEGAEEIAKRSRGTPRVANRLMRRVRDYAEVRANGVIDAQVADAALQMLDVDEYGLDEMDARILRSLIEQFDGGPVGLNTLAVAIGEDPGTLEEVYEPFLIQNGFLMRTPRGRVATALAYRRFGYAPPISGEQPGEKGPQASLFEA